One window of Candidatus Tectomicrobia bacterium genomic DNA carries:
- a CDS encoding LLM class flavin-dependent oxidoreductase produces MARFHFGYLLPTRGVVVQAKGAGADCRPIFDLARKAEALGLDSVWLGDSVLAKPRLESYTTWAAVLASTKRVKVGTAVLLAALRHPVMLAQALSTLDCMAPGRVLPGLGVGRPDLKFEFETLGVPINERARRFTETVEILKLLLRDPKADYEGRHFSFKGVELEPRPMTPGGPPIWISSNLVESGLKRVARLADGWITNSITAGLYRQCWEKILAYAGEAGRRAEAERMPQCLYVTMNINPDAKKAERECGEFLSKYYHKTFEEVRKQLLVVMGDGPRVEAELRGYIEAGATVFVVRFAGGSQEEQLENFVSELLPRLN; encoded by the coding sequence ATGGCCCGGTTCCACTTCGGTTACCTCCTCCCCACCCGCGGCGTGGTCGTCCAGGCGAAGGGAGCGGGAGCGGACTGCCGCCCCATCTTCGACCTCGCCCGGAAGGCCGAGGCGCTGGGGCTGGATTCGGTCTGGCTCGGGGACAGCGTCCTGGCCAAGCCGCGCCTGGAGAGCTACACCACCTGGGCGGCCGTCCTGGCCTCCACGAAGCGGGTGAAGGTGGGGACGGCCGTCCTCCTGGCCGCTCTGCGCCACCCGGTGATGCTCGCCCAGGCGCTCAGCACCCTCGACTGCATGGCGCCCGGGCGCGTGCTCCCCGGCCTGGGCGTGGGGAGGCCGGACCTCAAGTTCGAGTTCGAGACCTTGGGAGTGCCCATCAACGAGCGCGCGCGCCGCTTCACCGAGACGGTGGAGATCCTCAAGCTCCTCCTCCGCGATCCCAAGGCGGACTACGAAGGGAGGCATTTCTCCTTCAAGGGCGTCGAGCTGGAACCCCGGCCCATGACTCCGGGCGGCCCGCCCATCTGGATATCGAGCAACCTCGTGGAATCGGGCCTGAAGCGCGTGGCGCGCCTGGCCGACGGCTGGATCACCAACTCCATCACGGCCGGCCTCTACCGGCAATGCTGGGAGAAGATTCTCGCCTACGCCGGCGAGGCGGGCCGCCGGGCCGAGGCGGAGCGGATGCCCCAGTGCCTCTACGTGACCATGAACATCAATCCGGACGCGAAGAAGGCCGAGCGAGAGTGCGGGGAGTTCCTCTCCAAGTACTACCACAAGACCTTCGAGGAAGTGCGCAAGCAGCTCCTCGTCGTGATGGGGGACGGGCCCCGGGTCGAGGCGGAGCTCCGGGGCTACATCGAGGCCGGTGCGACCGTCTTCGTCGTCCGCTTCGCCGGCGGCAGCCAGGAGGAACAGCTCGAGAACTTCGTCTCGGAGCTCCTCCCCCGGCTCAATTAA
- a CDS encoding aminopeptidase P family protein has product MVIESGTGVSKEEIEGRLARARERMRSQGLGILLVIGRSFYDRMGSLAYLTNHFPPFPPGAFSEKVRGMGHGLLVLPLEAEPVLFVDHRNFRREMVHIPDVRPESNISLACANQLKRLGAEKSRVGIAGEDIMPATMYRDLTGALPEAKFENANELVDGLRASKSPAEVDYLRGAARIVEAGYAAIFAAIRPGARESDLCAEGHAAGMRAGADFVRYVRVHSGPWASWGSRWPQATQRRLEPGDVIRFDYVGAFEGYGFDVNRTAVVPGKKLDPKVEAMIELCAAATEAAVATVRAGASAADVHRAASHFLDQNAGGAGRYLYPMAGHGIGLETVEAPLIQPDNGARLAPGMVLCVEPTFNLPEVGGANVEQMVLVQEGGCEVLTKTPTRPWRK; this is encoded by the coding sequence ATGGTCATCGAGAGCGGAACGGGCGTCTCCAAGGAGGAGATAGAGGGCCGCCTCGCCCGGGCGCGGGAGCGCATGCGCTCCCAGGGGCTCGGCATCCTCCTCGTCATCGGCCGCTCCTTCTACGACCGGATGGGGAGCCTGGCCTATCTCACGAACCACTTCCCCCCCTTCCCGCCGGGCGCCTTCAGCGAGAAGGTCCGGGGCATGGGCCACGGGTTGCTCGTCCTGCCCCTCGAGGCGGAGCCCGTCCTCTTCGTCGATCACCGCAACTTCCGCCGGGAGATGGTCCACATCCCGGACGTGCGCCCCGAGAGCAACATTTCCCTCGCCTGCGCGAATCAGCTCAAGAGGCTCGGCGCGGAGAAAAGCCGGGTCGGCATCGCGGGCGAGGACATCATGCCCGCCACCATGTACCGGGACCTGACCGGGGCGCTGCCCGAAGCCAAATTCGAGAACGCGAACGAGCTGGTGGACGGCCTGCGGGCCTCCAAGAGCCCGGCCGAGGTGGATTACCTGCGGGGGGCGGCCCGCATCGTCGAGGCGGGCTACGCGGCCATCTTCGCGGCCATCCGGCCCGGCGCCCGCGAGAGCGACCTCTGCGCCGAGGGCCACGCGGCGGGGATGCGGGCGGGGGCGGACTTCGTGCGCTACGTGCGGGTGCACAGCGGCCCCTGGGCGAGCTGGGGCTCGCGCTGGCCCCAGGCCACCCAGCGCCGCCTGGAGCCGGGGGACGTCATCCGCTTCGACTACGTGGGGGCGTTCGAGGGCTACGGCTTCGACGTGAACCGGACGGCCGTCGTGCCCGGCAAGAAGCTCGATCCCAAGGTCGAGGCCATGATCGAGCTGTGCGCCGCGGCCACCGAGGCGGCAGTCGCCACGGTGCGGGCGGGCGCCAGCGCGGCGGACGTTCACCGCGCCGCTTCGCATTTCCTGGACCAGAACGCGGGGGGCGCGGGCCGGTATCTCTATCCGATGGCCGGGCACGGCATCGGCCTGGAGACGGTGGAAGCCCCTCTCATCCAGCCGGACAACGGCGCCCGCCTCGCGCCGGGGATGGTGCTCTGCGTCGAGCCCACCTTCAACCTGCCCGAGGTGGGGGGCGCCAACGTCGAGCAGATGGTGCTCGTCCAGGAGGGCGGATGCGAGGTGCTGACGAAGACCCCCACCCGCCCCTGGCGGAAATGA
- the solA gene encoding N-methyl-L-tryptophan oxidase: MTFDVLVIGGGLNGLASLNHLRRLGVRRLGLIERFRLGHDRGSSHGQARITRSTYASPLYARLMHLLHEEEWPRLEREAGERLVHPCPGCFFGPPGEALEKYKRAVLQAQARVEWLTPAEGRRRFPQFRFEDAEGILLDHTAGVVAADDAIAALIRLARGGGAQIMEETEVLSIDASRQPLEVATERGVFRAERLIVTAGAWVGRLLPFLRPRLKAARQTVGYFEPAGARADYGIGRFPVWLYIADGENGHYYGMPEFGRPGIKAARHLAQGIDDNPDAAPAHPDPARIEELWGFLRAQLAAVPRRLLAWEHCLYTNTETEDFILDLHPGNPLVAVGAGFSGHGFKFGPFTGRVLAELVLHGKTSIPEFEEARGEFSIHRPR, from the coding sequence ATGACGTTCGATGTCCTCGTCATCGGCGGGGGCCTGAACGGCCTCGCCTCCCTCAACCACCTCCGCCGCCTCGGCGTCCGCAGGCTGGGCCTCATCGAGCGCTTCCGCCTCGGCCATGACCGGGGCAGCTCCCACGGCCAGGCCCGCATCACCCGGAGCACCTACGCCTCCCCCCTGTACGCCCGCCTGATGCACCTCCTCCACGAGGAGGAATGGCCCCGCCTGGAGCGGGAGGCGGGGGAGCGGCTCGTCCATCCCTGCCCCGGCTGCTTCTTCGGCCCCCCCGGCGAGGCGCTGGAGAAATACAAGCGCGCCGTCCTCCAGGCGCAGGCCCGCGTGGAGTGGCTCACGCCCGCCGAGGGCCGCAGGCGCTTCCCCCAGTTCCGCTTCGAGGATGCCGAGGGCATTCTCCTCGACCACACCGCGGGGGTGGTCGCCGCCGACGACGCCATCGCGGCCTTGATCCGTCTCGCCCGCGGCGGCGGGGCCCAGATCATGGAGGAGACGGAGGTCCTCTCCATCGACGCCTCGCGCCAGCCCCTCGAAGTGGCGACGGAGCGGGGGGTGTTCCGCGCCGAGCGGCTCATCGTGACAGCGGGGGCGTGGGTGGGGCGGCTCCTGCCCTTTCTCCGGCCCCGCCTCAAGGCCGCCCGGCAGACCGTCGGATATTTCGAGCCGGCGGGCGCTCGGGCGGACTACGGGATCGGCCGGTTCCCGGTCTGGCTCTACATCGCGGACGGCGAGAACGGCCATTACTACGGCATGCCCGAGTTCGGCCGGCCCGGAATCAAGGCCGCCCGCCACCTCGCCCAGGGCATCGACGACAACCCGGACGCCGCCCCCGCGCATCCCGATCCCGCGCGCATTGAGGAGCTTTGGGGGTTCCTGCGCGCCCAGCTCGCCGCCGTCCCGCGCCGGCTCCTGGCGTGGGAGCACTGCCTTTACACGAACACCGAGACGGAGGATTTCATCCTGGACCTCCACCCCGGAAATCCGCTCGTCGCCGTCGGCGCGGGCTTCTCCGGGCACGGCTTCAAGTTCGGGCCATTCACGGGCCGGGTGCTGGCCGAGCTCGTCCTGCACGGCAAGACGTCCATCCCGGAGTTCGAGGAGGCGAGGGGCGAGTTTTCCATCCACCGGCCCCGATGA
- a CDS encoding TRAP transporter fused permease subunit, whose translation MKKFLHPVALLAILWSLLQLYWAVFGMSHVLLVRPIHLSFALALVFLTTPAWKEAKTGAWDYALALTALASAGMYAAEWDFLNNRIRDVDPVPLRYLIAGVLYLLLTLEASRRSLGWGVTSIALAALAYNFLGHFIPGNFGHRSVQFAPFVEFQTMGVEGLFGVPLGVSAEVVFYFVLFSAALEISGGGRLFIDMAVRLTGPYRGGPAKAAIVSSGLMGTISGSATANVVGTGVFTIPLMKRLGFAPHYAGAVEAVASTGGQIMPPIMGAAAFILADMTGIPYLSVAAAAAIPAVIYYLSLFFMVDLEARKRGLAGMRRSELPLLRGILLERGLLLLPIILIVGYMVAGYTLMWSATSAAIGVVVLSWVRRATRMGPVKIIETLESAARMAIPVAIPCAVAGIIVGVLVDTGLGLKFSGLIVDVAAGRLLPALLLVMVACIIMGMGMPTSAAYIMAATLMGPAFEKMGLLPIAGHLFIFYFAILSMVTPPVALASYVAAGIADSGLSETGWKAFQLSFAAFLVPFAFAYNPAMLLEGPLTETLWVTATCALGVFALAAAVTGYLAGPAAGWERAAFLAGAIGLIVPEKTTDLLGLALLLLSGWIHVHRVRRAAPAGHRMEHPKAAPAQEPR comes from the coding sequence ATGAAGAAGTTCCTCCATCCGGTCGCCCTGCTGGCCATCCTCTGGTCCCTTCTCCAGCTCTACTGGGCGGTGTTCGGGATGTCGCACGTTCTCCTCGTCCGGCCCATCCACCTGAGCTTCGCCCTGGCCCTCGTGTTCCTGACCACGCCGGCCTGGAAGGAGGCGAAGACAGGCGCCTGGGACTATGCCCTCGCCCTCACCGCCCTCGCCTCGGCCGGCATGTACGCGGCGGAGTGGGATTTTCTGAACAACCGCATCCGTGATGTGGACCCGGTGCCCCTGCGCTACCTCATCGCGGGCGTCCTGTACCTTCTCCTCACCCTCGAAGCCTCCCGGAGGTCCCTGGGCTGGGGGGTCACGTCGATCGCCCTGGCGGCCCTGGCCTATAACTTCCTCGGCCACTTCATCCCGGGCAACTTCGGCCACCGGTCCGTTCAGTTCGCCCCCTTCGTGGAGTTCCAGACGATGGGGGTGGAAGGGCTGTTCGGCGTCCCCCTGGGCGTGAGCGCCGAGGTGGTCTTTTACTTCGTGCTGTTCTCGGCGGCGCTGGAGATCTCGGGTGGGGGGCGCCTGTTCATCGACATGGCCGTGAGGCTCACGGGCCCCTACCGCGGCGGCCCCGCCAAGGCCGCGATCGTGAGCAGCGGCCTCATGGGCACCATCAGCGGGAGCGCCACCGCCAACGTGGTGGGGACGGGGGTGTTCACCATCCCCCTCATGAAGCGGCTCGGCTTCGCGCCGCATTACGCGGGCGCGGTCGAGGCGGTCGCCTCCACGGGCGGGCAGATCATGCCCCCCATCATGGGCGCCGCCGCGTTCATCCTCGCCGACATGACGGGAATCCCCTACCTGAGTGTGGCCGCCGCCGCGGCCATCCCCGCCGTCATCTACTATCTTTCCCTCTTCTTCATGGTGGACCTCGAGGCGCGGAAGAGGGGGCTTGCCGGGATGCGCCGGAGCGAGCTACCCCTGCTGCGCGGAATCCTTCTCGAGCGCGGGCTGCTCTTGCTCCCCATCATCTTGATCGTGGGCTATATGGTGGCGGGCTACACCCTGATGTGGTCGGCGACCTCGGCGGCGATCGGGGTGGTGGTTCTGAGCTGGGTGCGCCGCGCCACCCGGATGGGACCCGTCAAGATCATCGAAACCCTCGAATCCGCCGCCCGGATGGCCATTCCCGTCGCCATTCCCTGCGCGGTGGCCGGAATCATCGTCGGAGTGCTCGTGGACACCGGCCTGGGGCTCAAGTTCTCGGGCCTCATCGTGGACGTCGCGGCCGGCCGGCTCCTGCCGGCGCTCCTCCTGGTGATGGTCGCCTGCATCATCATGGGCATGGGCATGCCCACCTCGGCGGCCTACATCATGGCGGCCACCCTCATGGGGCCGGCGTTCGAGAAGATGGGGCTCCTCCCCATCGCGGGACACTTGTTCATCTTCTACTTCGCGATTCTCTCCATGGTGACCCCTCCCGTGGCGCTCGCCTCCTACGTCGCGGCGGGGATCGCGGACTCGGGCCTCTCGGAGACCGGCTGGAAGGCCTTCCAGCTCTCCTTCGCGGCCTTCCTCGTCCCCTTCGCTTTCGCCTACAATCCGGCCATGCTGCTCGAGGGTCCGCTGACCGAGACACTGTGGGTGACCGCCACCTGCGCTTTGGGGGTGTTCGCCTTGGCCGCCGCCGTGACCGGCTATCTGGCCGGCCCGGCGGCCGGGTGGGAGCGCGCGGCTTTCCTGGCGGGCGCGATCGGGCTAATCGTCCCGGAGAAGACGACCGACTTGCTGGGGCTGGCGCTGCTCCTGTTGAGCGGCTGGATCCACGTCCACCGCGTCAGGCGGGCCGCCCCGGCGGGACACCGGATGGAACATCCCAAGGCGGCTCCCGCGCAGGAGCCGAGGTGA
- a CDS encoding TAXI family TRAP transporter solute-binding subunit has product MTQKAWKRLFVLLAVLALCLAGSGRSEAAKRIQLGSWNPGSGWYIYAAAMANIINNANVGVQMDALAKGGAIGNPINVSEGKYDAALTFSIAANWAYQGKVAYKKAYKNLRGLIGGMDEYYLGIVTTNPKVQKISDIKDKKIPVHYVTVPRGGLGQWATEAMLEAHGIKFDDIKKWGGSVTHTGFNVITSRIKDGQADMFSHTVNPGHPSLTQIAIEKKGQLRFLGVNDSVRNQLMKIGFLKETMPANTFPGQTQPLPTFGFTTSMNVAASMDNETAYIIVKTLIDRIGELRASHKGLKTFKPEKTAWQEDQMGTPIHPGAARYYKEKGWLK; this is encoded by the coding sequence ATGACGCAAAAAGCATGGAAGCGCCTTTTCGTGCTCCTGGCGGTTCTCGCTCTCTGCCTCGCCGGCTCCGGCCGATCGGAAGCCGCCAAGCGCATCCAGCTCGGGAGCTGGAACCCGGGGAGCGGCTGGTACATCTACGCCGCGGCGATGGCGAACATCATCAACAACGCCAACGTGGGAGTTCAGATGGACGCGCTCGCGAAGGGCGGCGCCATCGGAAATCCCATCAACGTGAGCGAAGGCAAGTATGACGCCGCCCTCACCTTCAGCATCGCGGCCAACTGGGCCTATCAGGGGAAGGTGGCCTACAAGAAGGCCTACAAGAACCTTCGGGGCCTCATCGGCGGAATGGACGAGTACTACCTCGGAATCGTCACGACCAATCCGAAGGTGCAGAAGATCAGCGACATCAAGGACAAGAAGATTCCCGTCCACTACGTGACCGTCCCCCGCGGGGGCCTAGGCCAATGGGCCACGGAGGCCATGCTCGAAGCCCACGGCATCAAGTTCGACGACATCAAGAAGTGGGGGGGCTCGGTCACCCACACCGGCTTCAACGTCATCACGAGCCGGATCAAGGACGGCCAGGCCGACATGTTCAGCCACACCGTCAACCCCGGGCACCCGTCCCTGACCCAGATTGCCATCGAGAAGAAGGGCCAGCTCCGCTTCCTCGGCGTCAACGACTCCGTGCGGAACCAGCTCATGAAGATCGGCTTCCTCAAGGAGACCATGCCCGCCAACACCTTCCCCGGGCAGACCCAGCCGCTCCCCACCTTCGGCTTCACGACATCCATGAACGTCGCGGCCTCGATGGACAACGAGACCGCCTACATCATCGTCAAGACGCTCATCGATCGAATCGGCGAGCTGCGGGCTTCCCACAAGGGGCTGAAGACCTTCAAGCCCGAGAAGACGGCCTGGCAAGAGGACCAGATGGGAACCCCCATCCACCCGGGCGCCGCGCGATACTACAAGGAAAAGGGCTGGCTGAAGTAG
- a CDS encoding cyclase family protein — protein sequence MGYRFVDLTLVMDPKDTYVQFPRDEIYGKPAPGTTITPIATLDVDHIANFRFETTTQSYTHYDAPAHFYHDGLKNHEVPLDHLCGEACVIKIPGKGPSDTVSAKDLEAAGVGVRPGDIAIVSTEWTDRAWGSRDFWEHMIYLTTDAADWLIGKGIKALVQDFMTCDSPLYPPPERKWPAPDWSPNHIKFLSRGICLIEWCTNIGAIRKERVLLVTGALKLKDTEGAPARVIAIEEVEGSPSREGLPPLPPLENPYKDRGAWAKGGGARRAAGA from the coding sequence ATGGGCTACCGGTTCGTGGATCTGACCCTGGTCATGGATCCGAAAGACACCTACGTCCAATTCCCCCGCGACGAGATTTACGGCAAGCCCGCGCCAGGCACCACCATCACGCCCATCGCCACCCTGGACGTGGATCACATCGCCAACTTCCGGTTCGAGACCACCACCCAGAGCTACACCCATTACGACGCTCCCGCGCACTTCTACCACGACGGCCTGAAGAACCACGAGGTGCCGCTCGACCATCTCTGCGGGGAGGCGTGCGTCATCAAGATACCGGGCAAGGGGCCGTCGGACACGGTGTCGGCGAAGGACCTCGAGGCGGCGGGGGTCGGGGTGCGGCCGGGGGACATCGCCATCGTGAGCACGGAGTGGACCGACCGCGCCTGGGGCTCGCGCGATTTCTGGGAGCACATGATCTACCTCACCACCGACGCCGCCGACTGGCTCATCGGGAAGGGCATCAAGGCCCTCGTGCAGGACTTCATGACCTGCGACTCGCCTCTCTACCCCCCTCCCGAGCGGAAATGGCCGGCGCCCGACTGGAGCCCCAATCACATCAAGTTCCTGAGCCGCGGGATCTGCCTCATCGAGTGGTGCACCAACATCGGCGCCATCCGGAAGGAGCGGGTCCTGCTCGTGACCGGGGCGCTCAAGCTCAAGGACACCGAGGGCGCGCCCGCCCGGGTGATCGCCATCGAGGAAGTCGAGGGCTCTCCCTCGCGCGAAGGCCTTCCCCCCCTTCCCCCGCTCGAGAATCCCTACAAGGACCGGGGCGCCTGGGCGAAGGGCGGCGGCGCGCGGCGCGCCGCGGGGGCGTGA
- a CDS encoding UbiD family decarboxylase yields MADQSLRGFLRMVERDFPEEFIRIREPVSRRLDITSTVFEFERAGRQPVLVFDRVEGFDIPVVTNIAANRRLLAAALGVKPDALPAAYRERCQNYIPVEVVPDAPWKAVVLEGDEVDLTRLPIPIHFEVDAAPYITAGQLVARDPETGVDTTGFHRLMLKGKNRLGLSLHSRRRMYEFHRRAESRGEPLPAAITLGIHPIHYMGSMAYHYPPGVRKYEIIGALFGEPYRVSPCGIPGIEVPEGAEIVLEGEILNEVREPEGPFSEFTGYASYRSTENVFVVKRIQMRKDAMFHSVASGMSGDHLLVSTVSREAEILNTLRRNMPNVRSVHVPLITAGALMAVISMKKTAEGQPQQAIMAALGTEFYCKCVIVVDEDVDIFNLSDVMWAVITRTRAEKDIIFIPGAMGAILDPTSDPETHTLTKVGIDATKPAGRDFAERLTISEEQRARVQRILEGTGVRF; encoded by the coding sequence ATGGCCGATCAGAGCCTGCGCGGCTTCCTCCGCATGGTGGAGCGGGATTTCCCGGAGGAATTCATCCGCATCCGGGAGCCGGTGAGCCGGAGGCTGGACATCACCTCCACCGTGTTCGAGTTCGAGCGCGCGGGGCGCCAGCCGGTGCTCGTGTTCGACCGCGTGGAGGGCTTCGACATCCCCGTCGTCACCAACATCGCCGCGAACCGCCGGCTCCTCGCGGCGGCCCTCGGCGTGAAGCCGGACGCGCTCCCGGCGGCCTACCGCGAGCGGTGCCAGAACTACATTCCGGTCGAGGTGGTGCCCGACGCCCCCTGGAAGGCGGTGGTCCTCGAAGGGGACGAGGTGGACCTGACCCGACTGCCCATTCCCATCCATTTCGAGGTGGACGCCGCGCCCTACATCACGGCCGGGCAGCTCGTGGCCCGGGATCCGGAGACCGGGGTCGACACCACGGGCTTCCACCGGCTCATGCTGAAGGGCAAGAACCGCCTGGGGCTCTCTCTTCACTCCCGCCGCCGCATGTACGAGTTCCACCGGCGGGCGGAGAGCCGGGGGGAGCCGCTGCCGGCCGCCATCACTCTCGGCATCCATCCCATCCACTACATGGGCTCGATGGCCTACCACTACCCACCCGGCGTCCGGAAGTACGAGATCATCGGCGCCCTCTTCGGCGAGCCCTACCGCGTCTCTCCCTGCGGAATCCCGGGGATCGAGGTCCCCGAGGGGGCCGAGATCGTCCTCGAGGGCGAGATATTGAACGAGGTGCGGGAGCCCGAGGGCCCCTTCAGCGAGTTCACCGGCTACGCCTCCTACCGCAGCACCGAGAACGTCTTCGTGGTCAAACGCATCCAGATGCGCAAGGACGCCATGTTCCACAGCGTGGCCTCCGGCATGTCGGGGGACCATCTCCTCGTCTCGACGGTGAGCCGGGAGGCCGAGATCCTGAACACCCTGCGGCGGAACATGCCGAACGTGCGGTCGGTCCACGTCCCCCTCATCACGGCGGGGGCGCTCATGGCCGTCATCTCGATGAAAAAGACGGCCGAGGGCCAGCCCCAGCAGGCCATCATGGCCGCCCTGGGGACGGAGTTCTACTGCAAGTGCGTCATCGTGGTGGACGAGGACGTGGACATCTTCAACCTGTCGGACGTGATGTGGGCCGTCATCACCCGCACCCGGGCGGAGAAGGACATCATCTTCATCCCCGGCGCGATGGGCGCCATCCTCGACCCGACGTCCGACCCCGAGACCCACACCCTTACCAAGGTCGGGATCGACGCCACCAAGCCGGCGGGCCGGGACTTCGCCGAGCGGCTCACCATCTCCGAGGAGCAGCGCGCCCGGGTCCAGCGGATCCTGGAGGGCACCGGGGTGCGCTTCTAG
- a CDS encoding LLM class flavin-dependent oxidoreductase has product MPERKVKLWVLLPTRGVLLWNRGVPEVGPIVDLAVRAEELGYDSVFVGDSVLAKPRLEALSVLSALAVKTRRVKLGTAVFLPCLRNPVFLAYQVATLDVISGGRVILGVGIGPPKPQECEHEFETLGVPFRKRMFYLQEHMTLMRRLWSEDHITFEGKYYRCKDVTLEPKPIQRVVPMWIASATVETAWRRVARFGDGWFPNRVTPEEFRATWAKIEAEARSLGRDPGVPAWYMTTCLDDSKEKAMKNGEEFLLAYYYTPFWGDSIEKWGVYGTAEDLTRRINAFIEAGARHISLRFTHKDQMGQLERFTREVLPNLKLD; this is encoded by the coding sequence ATGCCTGAGCGGAAGGTGAAGCTGTGGGTCCTCCTCCCCACCCGGGGGGTGCTGCTCTGGAACAGGGGAGTGCCCGAGGTGGGACCCATCGTGGATCTGGCCGTCCGGGCGGAGGAGCTGGGCTACGACTCCGTCTTCGTGGGGGATTCCGTCCTCGCCAAGCCCCGGCTCGAGGCTCTCTCCGTTCTCTCGGCTCTGGCGGTCAAGACCCGGCGGGTGAAGCTGGGGACCGCCGTCTTCCTCCCCTGCCTCCGGAACCCGGTGTTCCTCGCCTATCAGGTGGCGACGCTCGACGTGATCAGCGGCGGCCGGGTCATCCTGGGGGTGGGCATCGGCCCCCCCAAGCCCCAGGAGTGCGAGCACGAGTTCGAGACCCTGGGGGTGCCCTTCCGCAAGCGGATGTTCTACCTCCAGGAGCACATGACCCTCATGCGGAGGCTCTGGAGCGAGGACCACATCACCTTCGAGGGGAAGTACTACCGGTGCAAGGACGTGACCCTGGAGCCCAAGCCCATCCAGCGGGTTGTCCCGATGTGGATTGCCTCGGCCACGGTGGAGACGGCCTGGCGGCGCGTCGCCCGCTTCGGGGACGGCTGGTTCCCCAACCGGGTGACGCCGGAGGAGTTCCGGGCCACCTGGGCCAAGATCGAGGCCGAGGCGCGCTCCCTCGGGCGCGACCCGGGCGTCCCTGCCTGGTACATGACCACCTGCCTCGACGACAGCAAGGAGAAGGCGATGAAGAACGGGGAGGAGTTCCTCCTCGCCTACTACTACACCCCCTTCTGGGGGGACAGCATCGAGAAGTGGGGGGTGTACGGCACGGCGGAGGACCTGACCCGCCGCATCAACGCCTTCATCGAGGCGGGCGCCCGGCACATCTCGCTCCGCTTCACCCATAAGGACCAGATGGGCCAGCTCGAGCGGTTCACCAGGGAAGTCCTGCCGAATCTGAAGCTGGATTGA
- a CDS encoding UbiD family decarboxylase encodes MTPVRGLRDWLERLDASGRLLRVRKRVSLRHEMAALSQRLDGERAVLFEATDGPPMPVLANICARREWYAEAMGVPPGRLLPELQRRQEVRIPPRPAADAPFLRNVQTRGIDVRKSLPLPTYHEMDGGPYISAGVFFARDPDTGAGNVSIHRMHCLERDLFGLLVLPRHLKGMIRRAGERGEALKVAVAVGLDPLLLVASQLVLSPGEDELEIAGGLCGEAVEVVPAPWSGIPVPAQAEIVIEGEIPAGERRREGPFGEFPRYYSPAGEREVLRVRAVSMREGALFYSILPAGRDHLLMGAVPREAGLLRDLQRAVPSVTDVALPLSGAGRYHCVVQLDKRNEGEPKSALLAALAAHYDVKHAIAVDRDIDPHDPAMVDWALATRFQADKDLVVVPGAWGSRLDPSAHEGVTAKMGMDATVPLGTLETSFRSLRIPGAEEIDLDAWLKD; translated from the coding sequence ATGACGCCCGTCCGCGGCCTCCGCGACTGGCTGGAGCGGCTGGACGCGTCCGGCCGCCTCCTCCGGGTGCGGAAGCGGGTCAGCCTGCGCCACGAGATGGCGGCCCTCTCCCAGAGGCTGGACGGCGAGCGGGCCGTGCTGTTCGAGGCGACGGACGGCCCGCCCATGCCGGTCCTGGCGAACATCTGCGCCCGCCGGGAGTGGTACGCCGAGGCGATGGGCGTCCCGCCTGGCCGGCTCCTCCCCGAGCTCCAGCGGCGCCAGGAGGTCCGCATCCCGCCCCGCCCCGCCGCCGATGCGCCCTTCCTGCGGAACGTCCAGACGCGGGGCATCGACGTGAGGAAGTCGCTCCCCCTCCCCACCTATCACGAGATGGACGGCGGCCCCTACATCTCGGCCGGCGTCTTCTTCGCCCGCGACCCGGACACCGGGGCGGGCAACGTCTCCATCCACCGGATGCACTGCCTTGAAAGGGACCTCTTCGGCCTCCTCGTCCTCCCACGCCACCTGAAGGGGATGATCCGCCGGGCCGGGGAGCGGGGCGAGGCGCTCAAGGTGGCGGTGGCGGTGGGGCTCGATCCCCTTCTCCTGGTGGCGAGCCAGCTGGTTCTCTCCCCAGGGGAGGACGAACTGGAGATCGCCGGGGGCCTGTGCGGGGAGGCGGTCGAGGTGGTCCCGGCCCCGTGGTCGGGCATCCCAGTGCCGGCCCAGGCGGAGATCGTCATCGAGGGGGAGATCCCGGCTGGGGAGCGCCGCCGGGAGGGGCCCTTCGGGGAGTTCCCCCGCTACTACAGCCCGGCCGGGGAGCGCGAGGTGCTGCGGGTGCGGGCCGTCTCGATGCGGGAGGGGGCCCTCTTCTACTCCATCCTGCCCGCGGGCCGGGACCACCTGCTCATGGGGGCGGTGCCGCGCGAGGCGGGGCTCCTCCGGGACCTGCAGCGGGCGGTGCCCTCGGTGACCGACGTGGCGCTCCCTCTCTCGGGCGCCGGGCGCTACCACTGCGTGGTCCAGCTGGACAAGCGGAACGAGGGGGAGCCCAAGAGCGCCCTCCTGGCCGCCCTGGCCGCCCACTACGACGTCAAGCACGCCATCGCCGTGGACCGGGACATCGACCCCCACGACCCCGCCATGGTGGACTGGGCCCTGGCCACGCGCTTCCAGGCGGACAAGGACCTGGTCGTCGTACCCGGGGCCTGGGGGAGCCGGCTGGACCCCTCCGCGCACGAGGGGGTGACCGCCAAGATGGGGATGGACGCCACCGTCCCCCTCGGGACCCTGGAGACGAGCTTCCGCTCCCTCCGCATCCCGGGGGCGGAGGAGATCGACCTCGATGCCTGGCTGAAGGACTAA